TGAGCCACTACAAGCGCAGCGTGCTCGTGTGGAAGCGCGGGCACGGCAATCTCGACGATTGAGGGATCAGGATCATGGCAACCGCAGCGGCATTGGAAAACCAGATACGGACGATCGATCCGGACGAGGAACGCGCCTTCCTCGACGCGATCGACCGCTGGCTGGAGCGCGAGGTGATCCCGGTCATCCAGCACCACGATCACGGCGATATCTGGCCCGAGAAGCTGGTCGAACAGATGGCCGAGATGGGTCTGTTCGGCGCCACCATCGGGCAGGAATACGGTGGCCTCGGCCTGCCTGCCACGACCTATGCCAAGATCGTGATGCGCATTTCCAGCTACTGGATGGCGATCACCGGCATCTTCAATTCGCACCTCATCATGGCGGCCGCGGTCGAGCGCTTCGGCACGCCGGAGCAGAAGGCCAAGTGGCTGCCCAAGTTCGCCACCGGCGAAATTCGCGGCGGGCTGGCGCTGACCGAACCCAACGCCGGCACCGACCTGCAGGCGATCCGCAGCGTCGCGGTGCGAGATGGCGACGACTACGTGATCAACGGCACCAAGACGTGGATTTCTAACGCGCTCAACGGCTCATGCTTCGCCATGCTGGTGAAGACCGATCCCAAGGCTGAGCCGCGCTACAAGGGCATGAGCCTGTTCATCGCCGACAAGCGGGATGGCCTCACCAACGGCAAGAAATTCGACAAGCTTGGCTACAAGGCGATCGACAGCGCCGAACTGATCATGGAGGACTACCGCATCCCCGCCGACCAGCTCATCGGTGGGGTCGAGGGGCAGGGCTTCTTCCAGGCGACCGGCGGGCTCGAGCTGGGCCGGATCAATGTCGCTGCGCGCGGCGTCGGGCTTGCCGAAGGCTCGCTGCGGCTGGCGACCGAATATGCGCAACAGCGCGAGACGATGGGCAAGCCTATCGCGGAGCACCAGGCGATCCAGCTCAAGATCGGCGAGATGGCGACCCGGGCGCGGGCTGCGCGGCTCCTGACGCTTGATGCCGCCGAAGCCTATGACCGGGGCGAGCGCTGCGACAAGGAAGCGGGCATGGCGAAGTTCTTCGCCTCCGAAGCCGCGGTCGAAAACAGCCAGGAGGCGATGCGCGTCTATGGCGGCTACTCCTATTCCAAGGAGTACGACATCGAGCGCTATTATCGCGACAGCATGCTGATGTGTATCGGGGAGGGAACCAACGAGATGCAGCGGATCATCATCGCCAAGCAGCACTTCAAAGAAAACCCGATCTAGCCGGTGGGCGATATGCACCTTCCGCTTTCCGGCTTCCGCGTCATCAGCGCGGAACAATACGGCGCGGGCCCCTATGGCACGATGTTTCTCGCGCAGATGGGCGCCGAGGTTATCAAGATCGAACCGCCCGGCAAGCAGGGCGCCGATGGCAGGCGCGTGGGCGCAGGCGATACGGCGCGCGCAGTCGGGCCTCATTTCCTGCGCGAAGGCGAGAGCACCTATTTTCAGAGCTTCAATCTCAACAAGCGCTCGCTGACGCTCGATCTCGGGAGCGAGCAGGGCCAGGGGATCCTGCGCAAGCTCGCAGCGACCTGCGACGTCGTCGCCAACAATATGCGCGGCGATCTGCCCGCGCGGCTCGGGCTGGATTACGCCTCGTTGAAAGACGTCAATCCGGCGATCGTCTGCGCGCATCTGTCGGCCTATGGCCGCGACAACGCCCGCGCCAAATGGCCAGGCTATGACTATCTGATGCAGGCCGAAGCGGGCTATTGCCAAATGACCGGCGAACCGGGCGGCGATCCCCAGCGGATGGGCCTGTCGATGGTCGATTTCATCACCGGCACGATCTTCTGCATCGGCCTGCTCGGCGCGCTGGTCGATGCGCAGCGCAGCGGCAAGGGGCGGGACGTCGATACCGACCTGCTCAGCGCGGCGGTCCACCAAACGAGCTATCCGGCCCTGTGGTACATGAATCACGGCGACGAGACACAGCGCACCCCACGGTCCGCCCATCCAACTGCCACGCCGAGCCAGATGTTCAAGGCTGCCGACGGCTGGATGTTCGTGATGTGCCAGCTGCCCAAGTTCTGGGACATTCTGCTCGAGCGGCTCGGGCGCGAGGACCTGCGCGCCGACCCGCGCTTCGCCAGCAACGCGCTGCGCCTGCAGAACCGCGCGGTGCTGACCGAGTTGCTCGACGCGCATTTCAGCCAACAACCGATGGCGCATTGGCAGGAGCTGCTTGCCGGTTTCGTGCCGGTTGCTCCGGTCTATGAGCTGGGCGCGGCGCTCGACAATCCGTGGCTCGAGGAAATCGGAATGCGCGACCGCGTCGCCCATCCTGACAATCCGGACCTGCAGGTGCTGGCGAGCCCGCTCAAGTTCGATGGCAAGCGCCCGCCCAATCGTGCTGCGCCGCTGCTGGGGGCCGACAGCGACGCCTTGCTCGAACAGCTTGGCTACGGGCCTGAAGAAATCGACTCGCTGCGCGCCAATGGTGTTATCTGAGAGCCATGGGAAAACTTAGCGGAATCAGAGTCGTCGACCTTACCCAGTTCCTGCCCGGCCCGATGATGACGGTGATGATGGCCGATCAGGGTGCAGAGGTGATCAAGGTCGAACCGGCGGCCGGGGATCCGGCGCGGGTGCAGGCGCCATTCGATACATATGACGGTGCAGAGCAATCGGTCTGGTTTGCCAACCTCAATCGCGGCAAGTCGAGCCAGGTGCTCGATCTCAAGAGCGAGCAGGGCAAAGCGCGCCTGCGCGATCTGGTCGCCGGCGCGGATGTGTTCGTCGAGGGGTTTCGCCCCGGCGTGATGAAGCGGCTCGGCTTCGATTACGACAGCGTAAGGGCGATCAAGCCTGACATCGTCTATTGTTCGATTTCCGCCTTTGGGCAGGAGGGCGCGCTGGCGCACCATCCCGCGCACGACATGGCAGTGCAGGCGCTGGCCGGGTTCCTGTCGGTCAATGACGGGCCGGATGGCACGCCGGTGGTCCCAGGCGCGCCCAGTGCGGACATGGCCGCAGGGCTGACGGCGCTATCGGCCGTGCTGATGGCGCTGGTCGGGCGCGAGCGGACGGGCGAGGGCGCCTATATCGATTGCGCCATGTTCGACAGCATGCTGCCGTGGTGCGCGCATACCGCCGGGAGCGCCATAGCAGGCGGCAAAAGCCCGAAATCGCAGTCGCAGCGCTCGCTTGGCGGCGCGGGCTTTTACCAGGTCTACGAGACGAGCGACGGAAAACATGTCGTGCTGGGTGGGCGCGAGCTTCATTTCGCGCGCAACCTCCTCACTGCACTGGGGCGCGAGGACCTGATCCCCATCGCCGACCAGCCAGCAGGCGAACAGGGCGAGTTGATCGCTTTCCTGCGCGAGAGTTTTGCGACGAAATCCCGCGCCGAATGGGTCGACTGGTTTGCCGACAAGGATGTCGCTTTCTCGCCCGTGCTCGACTTTCGCGAAGCATTCGACGAGCCGCATATCGGCGAGCGCGGCCTGTTGGTCGAAGGTGCAGGTGGAGGCAGGCACATCGCTCCGCCGATCCGGTTTGCGGGTGAAGATTGGTCGCCCGGGAAGGTGCCGGAGCTGGATTCGGGTGGGCCCGGATGAACCGCGCTTCAGCTATCGACGTCGATATGCATCGAATAAGCGAAGCGATCGCCGGGATGGTGGCTGACCGAAATCTCGAACACGCTGCCCTGGTTGTCGATGTAGCAGCGCAGGATCTGCAGCACCGGCGCGCCTTCCTCGATCTCGAGCGCCTTGGCGGTCGCGGCATCAGCCGCCAGCGCCTGGATATCCTGCGTCACGGTCGCCGCACTGACGCCGGTGAGTTTCTCGATCTGGCTGAACAGGGTCTGCGAACTGGCATTGAGGTCGAGCGAACCCGCCTCGACGCCCAGCCGTTCGTGAATATAGGCATCGGTCGCCGCGATCGGGAGCTCGCCGAAGCCCTGCCGGCGAACGCCGCTGAACTTGGTCCAGACCCCGCTGGTGTCCGATGCAATCTGTTCGGCAATGGCTTCGGGCAGGGTGCTCGTTCCGGCCTCGGCATAGATCACCGCGCTGCCGCGAGCATATTGCAGCAGTTCGCCGACATTCGAGAGCGGCTGGTGCAGCGCGCCGCCGCGCGCCGCCGCCGGCTGGACGGTCGTGCCGGACCCCCGCTTGCGCTGGATCAGGCCTTCCGCTTCGAGCCTCCGCAACGCTTCCCGCACGGTGAAGCGGCTCACGTCATGCTGCTTGCACAGCGAGGTTTCGGTCGGAAACTGCGTGCCATTGGCAAACTTGCCGCCAAGGATCGCCTCGCGAAGTTCGCCCGCGAGCTGCAGATAGCGAGGAATTTTGGCTGCTTTGCGGGCAGGCTTGGTGGCCAAGTGAGACTCCGTCGAACCGTTCTAGGGCTTGGAGCGGCGGCATGAGCGACCCGCTGCTCGCAATACTTGTCCGGACCTTAGCGCGGCCCGTCGGCAAAAGCGAGCGCCAGCGCGCGCGTCTCCACCTTCTCGACTGGCTTGCCTGTGTTGCCGGCGCCCGCGACACCGAAGCGGGCCATCTCGGCAGCGCGATTTCCTCCCAGCCGTGGGAACGGGCGACCTATCTCGGCAATGTGCTCGAGATGGACGATGTGCACCGCACCGCCTTGCTCCATCCCGGCCCGGTCGTGTGGCCCGCGGCGATGAGCATGGCCAGCGCATCGATCGAGCAGCGGCTCGACGCAGCGGCGCGCGGTTACGAGGCGATGATCGCGATCGGTGCAGCGTTCGATGCGCATCACTATGCTCACTGGCACCCGACCGCGACCATGGGCGTGTTCGGTGCTTGCGCGGCGTTCGGTTCGCTGATCGGTTTCGCCCCGATCGAGTATGCCAATGCGCTTGGCAACGCCGGATCGGTGGCTGGCGGATTGTGGCACATGCGACACGACGATGTGCTGACCAAGCAGTGGCATATCTATCATGCAGTGCGAACCGGCAGGGATGCCGCGCTGCATGTCCACTATGGCGCGACCGGGCCGCAAGGCGTTCTCGAAGGTCCGCAGGGGCTGTTTGCGGCGATGACCGAGACACCGGGTGACCTCGCATCGAACGGAGACGGCTGGCTGATCGATCAGGTCAGTTTCAAGCCCTGGGCCGCCTGCCGCCATGCGCATCCGGCCATCGATGCGGCGATGGAACTGCGCCAGGCCGGCAAACTGGAGGCGCCCTTTGCGGTCGAAACCTACGCCGATGCGCTGGCCTTTTGCGACCGGCCCGATCCGAAGACCGAACTCGATGCCAAGTTCTCGCTGCAGCATGCCGTGGCGGTAGTGGCGGATGGCAGAAGTGCCGAGCCGCAGGATTTCACCGAGGACGCGATTTCCGCGCTCGCCGGGCTGCGTGCGCAGGTGACGGTTGCTGAAGATCCGGGGATCACTGCCCGCTATCCGGCGCATTTCGGCGCGCGGGTCAACGGGCTCGAACTGGTCGACACGCTCGGCGATCCCGAGCGACCGGTCGGCGAGAAGGAGATTGTCGCCAAGCTGCACAGCCTCGCCAAATGGGGTGGACTGACCGAGGCGCAGGCAGAGCGGGCGGTCTCGTTGGCCCTACACGGCGACGACGCTGCTGCACTCGACAGTCTGCTCGAGGAGTGGACGCGGTGAGCCCCACGCAGCGCCTTCTCGAATTCGCGGGTGCCGACCACACCCTGCCGGAACAAGTACGGGCCGATACGGCGCGCCTGCTGGCCGATACTCTGGCGGTGGGCGCGGCGGGTGCGAACGCACCGGGAGCCGACGCGATACTCGCTGCCGCCCGGGCAATGGGATCGGGCGCGGAGGCGCGCCTGATCGGTACCGATGAACGCCTGCCTGCGCCAGCGGCGGCGTTCGTCAATGGCTACCGCATTCACTGCCTCGAATGGGATGCAGTGCACGAGCCCGCCGTGGTCCATGCGCTCAGCACCGTTGTCGCCGCGCTCGGTGCCGCGATCGACCGGAAGGGCGGCTGCGATCCGGAGGAAGCGCTGGCGGCGCTCGCCATCGGCGTCGACGTGGCCGCGGGGCTGGGCCTTGCCGCTAGCAGCGGGCTGACCTTCTTCCGCCCCGCTACAGCGGGCGTGATGGGCGCCGCGCTCGCCGTAGCGCGGATCGACGGCGCGCCGCTCGCTGACACGCTCGGTATTGCCTATTCCTCCGCCGCCGGGACGATGCAGGCGCATGTCGAGGGGCTGGCGACATTGCCGTTCCAGATCGCCAACGCCGCCCGCGCTGCCGTCACCGCGAGCGACCTCGCCCGCGCCGGTTTCCCCGGCCCGAAACACCCGCTGGAGGGCGAGTTCGGCTATTTCGCGCTGTTCGAGGATGGCGACCTGTCGCGCTACACCGATCGCCTTGGCGTGGTCTGGCGGATCAGCGAAGTGAGCGTGAAGCCATTCCCCTCGGGCCGCGCCAGCCACGGCGCGCTTGGGAAACTGGAAGAACTCGCACTCGATCCCGAAGCCGTCGAACGCATCGAGCTTGCCTGCCCGCCGCTGATCCGGCGGCTCGTTTCGCGACCCTACCAGCCCGACATGACGCCCGCCTATGCGCGGCTCTGCTTGCAGTGGCTCGGCTCGCTGATGCTGACCGATGGCCGCATCGACCCGCGCCGCTTCACGGCCGAGCACATGGCCGATCCCGCCCTCGCAGCGCTCGCGCAGCGCTTCGTACTCGTGCCCGATGGCAATGAGAATCCCAATGCGCTCTTCCCGCAAGCGCTGGTGGTGACGCTGAAGGACGGATCGCAGGAGCGCCACGAGATTGCTGCGACGCTCGGCAGCCCCGCCAATCCGCTTTCGCCCCAGCAGGCGCAGCACCGCTTGGCGCTCGCTCGCGAACTCGCTCCGCCCGATGCCGACCCGCGCATCTTCGACGATCCGCTGTCCTATTTCACGAAAGCCCTATGACCTACCCGACCTATTTCGAAGCCCTCGACGCCAGGCAGATGCTCGCCGATTACCCGGTCGGCGAGGGATTCATCGCGCGCTACAAATCGATGAGCCGCGACGAGCTGTTTGCGATCCAGGATGCCCAGTTCCAGCGGCTGATGAAGCGCGGCTGGGACGTGCCCTTCTACCGGCGGCTGTGGAGCGCGCAGGGTATCGAGCCGGGCGACATCGCGGGGCTGGCCGACATCGGCAAGCTGCCGGTCTACGACAAGTCCGACCTGATGGCGTCGATCGCCGAGCATCCGCCCTATGGCGATTTCCACGGGATGGGCGATCCCGCGACGCGCAGACCCTCGGTCTTCCACACCACCAGCGGCACCACCGGCAAGCCGCAGGTGCTGATGTTCGGGCCGAAGGGGCGCGAGGTCGGCAACCTGCTGGTCGGGCGCATGTATCGCTGGATGGGGCTGGAGCCGACCGATGTCGTCCAGTCGGTCTATGGCCACGGTATGATCAACGGCGGTCACTACATCCGCGAGGCGGTGACCAAGTTCACCAATTCAATCTTTCTCTCGGCGGGCACGGGCATCGAGACCCGCAGCGTCAACCAGGTTCGGCTGATGGCCGATTTCGGCGTCACCTGCCTCGTCGGCTTCGTCGACTATATCCGCAAGCTGGCCGAGACGGCCGAGGCAGAGGGTCTGTTTGACCAGATCTCGATCAAGATGATCATCGGGCATCTCGGCACGGAGGATCGCTCCGCCACCGAACAGGCGTGGCACGGCGCCAAGGCCTATGACTGGTACGGCGTGGGCGACACGGGTTCGATCGCGGGCGAGGGGCCCGAACGCGACGGCATGTATGTGTGGGAAGACGCGCAATATCTGGAACTGCTGGGCGTCGATGACGGCAAGCCCGTGGCGCATGGCGAAACCGGCGACATGGTCGTGACCTGCCTCTACAAGGACGACGTCGCGCCCTGCATCCGCTTTAACACGCACGACATCACGCATGAGCTCGACGGGCGCGGCGAGATCGCCTTCAAGCGGATCGCGGGCTTCCGCGGGCGCAGCGACAACATGGTCAAGTTGCGCGGGATCAACGTCTTCCCGCACGCCATCGGCGCGATCATCGAGAACCGCGCGGACCTGACGGGCGAATACGTCTGCCACCTCACCCGTGACGACAGCGGGCGCGATTCGATGCGCGTTACGCTCGAAAGCCGGGGCGGCAGCGACCGGGGCGCGCTGGCCGAGGTACTGAAGCAGGGATTGGGCGTCGAAGTCGACGTGGTCCTTTGCGAGCCGGGCGGCACTGCCTCTGTGACCGAGATCGACACGCGGCAGAAGCCGCTGCGCCTGATCGACGAGCGCGCCGGATGATCGACCGCTACAACGCCTTTGCCTTTCGCGACGGGAGCGCCGTAGGCGGAGAGGGTCCGCTGGCGGGCCTCACCGTCGGCGTCAAAGCGAACATCGCGGTGCGGGGCATGCCTTACCATGCCGGGATCGGCGCCTGGGAAGATCGCATCGCCGAGCGCGATGCCGAGGTCGTGACCCGCTTGCGCCAAGCTGGCGCCGCCATCGCGGGCGTCCTCCACATGGAAGAGGCCGCGCTCGGTTCGAAGAGCGACAACCCGCATTTCGGCTCGGTCATCAACCCCCACCGTGACGGATATTCGCCGGGCGGATCCTCGGGCGGCAGCGGCGCGGCGGTGGCGGCGGCCCTCGTCGATGCGGCGCTCGGCACCGATACCATGGGCTCGGTCCGCATCCCGGCGGCGCATTGCGGCGTCTACGGTTTCAAGCCCGCGACAGACCACGTTAGCCAGGACGGGCTGATCCCCGCCGATGCCTCGCTCGATGCGATCGGGCCGCTGGCGCGCGATCTCGACACGCTCGAACAGGTCGCACGGGTCATGAGCGATTTCGGCGATGGGCTCGAGCCCTTTACCGGCGCAACGCTGGTCGATCACGGAGTCGAGCTGCACCCAGAGGTCGCGCGCGCTTTCGACCGGGCGCTGTCAGCGCTGAAGGCAGAGCCGGCATGCGAAACGCTGGAAGACCCGAACGGCCGTATCCGCTTCGCCGGTTTCATCCAGGTTTCCAAGACCCTGGCGGAGGACCTGGCGGATGTCGCAGTATCCGATCGCTTGGCGAAGCTGCTCTCCTATGGACCCGGGCGGAGCATCGAGGATTGGGCGAAGGACCAGCTCGTGCTGACCCGCACGG
This region of Altererythrobacter sp. CAU 1644 genomic DNA includes:
- a CDS encoding CaiB/BaiF CoA transferase family protein encodes the protein MHLPLSGFRVISAEQYGAGPYGTMFLAQMGAEVIKIEPPGKQGADGRRVGAGDTARAVGPHFLREGESTYFQSFNLNKRSLTLDLGSEQGQGILRKLAATCDVVANNMRGDLPARLGLDYASLKDVNPAIVCAHLSAYGRDNARAKWPGYDYLMQAEAGYCQMTGEPGGDPQRMGLSMVDFITGTIFCIGLLGALVDAQRSGKGRDVDTDLLSAAVHQTSYPALWYMNHGDETQRTPRSAHPTATPSQMFKAADGWMFVMCQLPKFWDILLERLGREDLRADPRFASNALRLQNRAVLTELLDAHFSQQPMAHWQELLAGFVPVAPVYELGAALDNPWLEEIGMRDRVAHPDNPDLQVLASPLKFDGKRPPNRAAPLLGADSDALLEQLGYGPEEIDSLRANGVI
- a CDS encoding CaiB/BaiF CoA transferase family protein, which encodes MGKLSGIRVVDLTQFLPGPMMTVMMADQGAEVIKVEPAAGDPARVQAPFDTYDGAEQSVWFANLNRGKSSQVLDLKSEQGKARLRDLVAGADVFVEGFRPGVMKRLGFDYDSVRAIKPDIVYCSISAFGQEGALAHHPAHDMAVQALAGFLSVNDGPDGTPVVPGAPSADMAAGLTALSAVLMALVGRERTGEGAYIDCAMFDSMLPWCAHTAGSAIAGGKSPKSQSQRSLGGAGFYQVYETSDGKHVVLGGRELHFARNLLTALGREDLIPIADQPAGEQGELIAFLRESFATKSRAEWVDWFADKDVAFSPVLDFREAFDEPHIGERGLLVEGAGGGRHIAPPIRFAGEDWSPGKVPELDSGGPG
- a CDS encoding MmgE/PrpD family protein, with product MSPTQRLLEFAGADHTLPEQVRADTARLLADTLAVGAAGANAPGADAILAAARAMGSGAEARLIGTDERLPAPAAAFVNGYRIHCLEWDAVHEPAVVHALSTVVAALGAAIDRKGGCDPEEALAALAIGVDVAAGLGLAASSGLTFFRPATAGVMGAALAVARIDGAPLADTLGIAYSSAAGTMQAHVEGLATLPFQIANAARAAVTASDLARAGFPGPKHPLEGEFGYFALFEDGDLSRYTDRLGVVWRISEVSVKPFPSGRASHGALGKLEELALDPEAVERIELACPPLIRRLVSRPYQPDMTPAYARLCLQWLGSLMLTDGRIDPRRFTAEHMADPALAALAQRFVLVPDGNENPNALFPQALVVTLKDGSQERHEIAATLGSPANPLSPQQAQHRLALARELAPPDADPRIFDDPLSYFTKAL
- a CDS encoding acyl-CoA dehydrogenase family protein, which translates into the protein MATAAALENQIRTIDPDEERAFLDAIDRWLEREVIPVIQHHDHGDIWPEKLVEQMAEMGLFGATIGQEYGGLGLPATTYAKIVMRISSYWMAITGIFNSHLIMAAAVERFGTPEQKAKWLPKFATGEIRGGLALTEPNAGTDLQAIRSVAVRDGDDYVINGTKTWISNALNGSCFAMLVKTDPKAEPRYKGMSLFIADKRDGLTNGKKFDKLGYKAIDSAELIMEDYRIPADQLIGGVEGQGFFQATGGLELGRINVAARGVGLAEGSLRLATEYAQQRETMGKPIAEHQAIQLKIGEMATRARAARLLTLDAAEAYDRGERCDKEAGMAKFFASEAAVENSQEAMRVYGGYSYSKEYDIERYYRDSMLMCIGEGTNEMQRIIIAKQHFKENPI
- a CDS encoding MmgE/PrpD family protein, which codes for MSDPLLAILVRTLARPVGKSERQRARLHLLDWLACVAGARDTEAGHLGSAISSQPWERATYLGNVLEMDDVHRTALLHPGPVVWPAAMSMASASIEQRLDAAARGYEAMIAIGAAFDAHHYAHWHPTATMGVFGACAAFGSLIGFAPIEYANALGNAGSVAGGLWHMRHDDVLTKQWHIYHAVRTGRDAALHVHYGATGPQGVLEGPQGLFAAMTETPGDLASNGDGWLIDQVSFKPWAACRHAHPAIDAAMELRQAGKLEAPFAVETYADALAFCDRPDPKTELDAKFSLQHAVAVVADGRSAEPQDFTEDAISALAGLRAQVTVAEDPGITARYPAHFGARVNGLELVDTLGDPERPVGEKEIVAKLHSLAKWGGLTEAQAERAVSLALHGDDAAALDSLLEEWTR
- a CDS encoding phenylacetate--CoA ligase family protein gives rise to the protein MTYPTYFEALDARQMLADYPVGEGFIARYKSMSRDELFAIQDAQFQRLMKRGWDVPFYRRLWSAQGIEPGDIAGLADIGKLPVYDKSDLMASIAEHPPYGDFHGMGDPATRRPSVFHTTSGTTGKPQVLMFGPKGREVGNLLVGRMYRWMGLEPTDVVQSVYGHGMINGGHYIREAVTKFTNSIFLSAGTGIETRSVNQVRLMADFGVTCLVGFVDYIRKLAETAEAEGLFDQISIKMIIGHLGTEDRSATEQAWHGAKAYDWYGVGDTGSIAGEGPERDGMYVWEDAQYLELLGVDDGKPVAHGETGDMVVTCLYKDDVAPCIRFNTHDITHELDGRGEIAFKRIAGFRGRSDNMVKLRGINVFPHAIGAIIENRADLTGEYVCHLTRDDSGRDSMRVTLESRGGSDRGALAEVLKQGLGVEVDVVLCEPGGTASVTEIDTRQKPLRLIDERAG
- a CDS encoding amidase encodes the protein MIDRYNAFAFRDGSAVGGEGPLAGLTVGVKANIAVRGMPYHAGIGAWEDRIAERDAEVVTRLRQAGAAIAGVLHMEEAALGSKSDNPHFGSVINPHRDGYSPGGSSGGSGAAVAAALVDAALGTDTMGSVRIPAAHCGVYGFKPATDHVSQDGLIPADASLDAIGPLARDLDTLEQVARVMSDFGDGLEPFTGATLVDHGVELHPEVARAFDRALSALKAEPACETLEDPNGRIRFAGFIQVSKTLAEDLADVAVSDRLAKLLSYGPGRSIEDWAKDQLVLTRTAEAMHAIIARHGFLILPTAPNPPFPHSEPEPAAQADFTCLANIAGLPALSLPMGWTEDGLPLGVQLVCGAGFEKGLFAMARYLDNNLRAYRAPLEGA
- a CDS encoding GntR family transcriptional regulator: MATKPARKAAKIPRYLQLAGELREAILGGKFANGTQFPTETSLCKQHDVSRFTVREALRRLEAEGLIQRKRGSGTTVQPAAARGGALHQPLSNVGELLQYARGSAVIYAEAGTSTLPEAIAEQIASDTSGVWTKFSGVRRQGFGELPIAATDAYIHERLGVEAGSLDLNASSQTLFSQIEKLTGVSAATVTQDIQALAADAATAKALEIEEGAPVLQILRCYIDNQGSVFEISVSHHPGDRFAYSMHIDVDS